One window from the genome of Kaistella carnis encodes:
- a CDS encoding amidohydrolase family protein: MVVGAVLYSPERYVAKAVIPLIPYLKASSRYKLSTALLEKIENNQYKAFSDFLMNRTLQPYLDAKTSFNILTKDSFKTGLPKNKVNVFFIIEGCHSLVDENNFCDATHHYNPDTILKNLDKVLAKVNVLAVNITHLQQSNLCNHAFGMQISDTIDFLPAGNGFENDGRKVVQGLFDRKICVDVKHMSYQSRKDLITEIEAGKFKNKQPLVCTHAGFTGTSFKNWPGFIQMKKPLSGAIYVEHTKPFDAKKMLTRPGFPTFNSSTINLFDEEIAWIVKNRGVIGVSLDRRILGYVDRNDEKPTGQDSTGERIVDKEYFSKTEWAALGIKNQDIGKNIDDDFTLKMSELEECTEQSIPQRDEYFYDHFLNHLYHYFKVCKANGIDLKKAQKQITVGSDYDGLINPFLNISTVDKMSNLKSYVRINFGYFLNSMEDSKKWSGELNLDAFVEDLFYNNGIAFVKSRF; the protein is encoded by the coding sequence GTGGTTGTTGGTGCTGTACTTTACAGTCCGGAACGGTATGTTGCAAAAGCCGTAATTCCTTTAATTCCATATTTAAAGGCAAGTTCTCGTTATAAACTTTCGACAGCGCTTTTAGAAAAAATTGAGAATAATCAATACAAAGCCTTCAGCGATTTCTTGATGAACAGAACGCTGCAACCTTATCTCGATGCGAAAACCTCGTTCAATATTCTGACAAAAGATAGTTTCAAGACCGGACTTCCAAAAAATAAAGTCAATGTTTTCTTTATTATTGAAGGTTGCCATTCTTTGGTGGACGAAAATAATTTCTGCGATGCGACTCATCATTATAATCCGGATACGATTTTAAAAAACCTGGATAAAGTTTTGGCAAAAGTCAATGTGCTTGCGGTCAACATTACACATTTACAACAATCCAATCTTTGCAACCACGCTTTTGGAATGCAGATTTCTGATACTATTGATTTTCTTCCGGCGGGAAATGGTTTTGAAAACGATGGACGAAAAGTCGTTCAAGGCTTATTTGACCGAAAAATTTGTGTGGATGTAAAACACATGAGTTACCAATCCAGAAAAGATCTCATCACCGAAATCGAAGCGGGGAAATTCAAGAATAAACAACCTTTAGTTTGTACGCATGCTGGATTTACTGGGACTTCATTTAAAAACTGGCCGGGTTTTATTCAAATGAAAAAACCACTTTCAGGTGCGATTTATGTGGAACATACCAAACCATTTGACGCTAAAAAAATGCTGACCAGACCTGGATTTCCTACCTTTAATTCATCAACCATTAATTTATTTGATGAAGAAATTGCCTGGATTGTAAAAAATCGGGGAGTCATCGGAGTTTCTTTAGACCGAAGAATTTTAGGATATGTCGATCGAAATGATGAAAAACCTACGGGTCAGGATTCTACCGGCGAAAGAATTGTGGATAAAGAATATTTCAGCAAAACAGAATGGGCGGCTTTAGGAATTAAGAATCAGGATATCGGCAAAAACATTGATGATGATTTTACTTTAAAAATGAGCGAATTAGAGGAATGTACTGAACAATCAATTCCGCAGCGTGATGAATATTTTTACGATCACTTTTTGAATCACCTCTATCATTATTTTAAAGTCTGCAAAGCAAACGGAATCGATCTTAAAAAAGCCCAGAAACAAATTACGGTCGGTAGCGATTATGACGGATTGATCAATCCTTTCCTGAATATTTCAACTGTTGATAAAATGTCGAATCTGAAAAGTTATGTACGCATTAATTTCGGATATTTTCTAAACTCTATGGAGGATTCTAAAAAATGGTCCGGCGAATTAAACCTTGATGCTTTTGTTGAAGATCTTTTTTACAACAATGGAATTGCGTTTGTGAAATCAAGATTTTAG